The Terriglobia bacterium genome window below encodes:
- the dsrJ gene encoding sulfate reduction electron transfer complex DsrMKJOP subunit DsrJ: MRDRVLIAVGLLLFVSLVTYPVWHAVYARTTTAGPQLKLPQQSKSCVAPVALMRASHMKLLTDWREGAVRERRLDYTSYDGKKYRVNLSGTCLGECHTNKGEFCDRCHTYAAVSGPYCWDCHVDPASVARRTP; the protein is encoded by the coding sequence ATGCGTGACCGTGTCCTGATCGCCGTCGGCCTGCTCCTGTTCGTCTCGCTGGTGACGTACCCCGTGTGGCATGCGGTCTATGCAAGAACCACCACGGCAGGGCCGCAACTCAAACTGCCGCAGCAGTCGAAATCCTGCGTGGCGCCCGTGGCCCTCATGCGCGCCTCGCACATGAAGCTGCTCACCGACTGGCGCGAGGGCGCAGTGCGCGAGCGCCGCTTGGACTACACGTCGTACGACGGCAAGAAATACCGCGTCAATCTCTCCGGCACCTGTCTCGGCGAGTGCCACACCAATAAAGGGGAGTTCTGCGATCGCTGCCACACCTACGCTGCCGTTTCAGGCCCGTACTGCTGGGACTGCCATGTGGACCCGGCCTCCGTAGCCCGGAGGACGCCATGA
- a CDS encoding 4Fe-4S dicluster domain-containing protein: MKITRKEFLRIAGFSVAGAGAAKAVQVIGAADRGPQSSGAAKRWGMVIDFQKCRPGNDCDDCLNACRLAHNLPEVPERDREVKWVWKERYEKVFPFQQTDYTRRAYEGHVLPVLCNQCAEPACVRVCPTAATWKREDGIVMMDWHRCIGCRYCMAACPYGSRSFNWSDPRPYIHNLKSDFPTRTKGVVEKCNFCEERLANGRAPACVEACRQKAIVFGDLNDEQSTVRQLLRARYAVQRMPELGTGPSVFYLV; the protein is encoded by the coding sequence ATGAAGATTACGCGCAAGGAGTTTCTGCGGATTGCGGGCTTCTCGGTGGCGGGAGCGGGCGCCGCCAAGGCCGTCCAGGTGATTGGCGCTGCGGATCGAGGGCCGCAATCTTCGGGTGCGGCAAAACGCTGGGGCATGGTGATCGACTTTCAGAAATGCCGTCCCGGCAACGACTGCGACGACTGCCTGAATGCCTGCCGCCTGGCACACAACCTTCCCGAGGTTCCCGAGCGCGACCGGGAAGTGAAGTGGGTGTGGAAGGAGCGCTACGAAAAAGTGTTCCCCTTCCAGCAAACCGACTACACGCGCCGCGCCTACGAAGGCCACGTCCTCCCGGTGTTGTGCAACCAGTGTGCGGAGCCGGCCTGCGTGCGCGTCTGCCCCACGGCGGCCACCTGGAAGCGCGAAGACGGAATCGTGATGATGGACTGGCACCGCTGCATCGGTTGCCGCTACTGCATGGCGGCGTGCCCGTATGGATCGCGAAGTTTCAACTGGTCGGATCCCCGGCCGTACATCCACAACCTGAAATCCGATTTTCCCACGCGCACCAAGGGCGTGGTGGAGAAATGCAATTTCTGCGAGGAGCGCCTGGCCAACGGCCGCGCGCCCGCTTGCGTTGAGGCCTGCCGGCAGAAAGCCATCGTGTTCGGTGACCTCAATGACGAACAGTCGACCGTGCGCCAACTGTTGCGCGCCCGCTATGCCGTGCAGCGCATGCCGGAACTGGGCACCGGGCCTTCAGTTTTCTATTTGGTTTGA
- the nrfD gene encoding polysulfide reductase NrfD, giving the protein MLEKAMAGSRRYWGWLAFLLLLIALGGACYFRQLRAGLAITGLSRDVAWGLYIAQFTFFVGVAASAVMVVLPYYLHDVKAFRKITILGELLAVSAVTMCLLFILVDMGQPARVLNVLRYPTLSSVMFWDMVSLAGYLLLNGVISIVMLSSERSGVPAPRWIKPVIIVSIPWAVSIHTVTAFLYSGLPGRTFWMTAILAPRFLASAFASGPALLILLCLLLRRLTSFDAGEDAIRKLGVIVAYAMSLSVFFVLLELFTVFYSRIPEEMEHFRFLFVGLDGDRHLAPWMWISAVTGIVALVLLLVPKLRNNETMLAAAALLVFVSLWIEKGLGLIVGGFVPSPLGSVTRYSPTAPEWIIVLGVWAIGALLITVFYKITVSVREVR; this is encoded by the coding sequence ATGCTTGAAAAGGCGATGGCAGGCAGCCGCCGATACTGGGGCTGGCTCGCGTTCCTTCTGCTCCTGATCGCGCTCGGCGGTGCCTGCTACTTCCGCCAGCTCAGGGCCGGGTTGGCCATCACCGGCCTGAGCCGCGACGTTGCCTGGGGCCTGTACATCGCGCAGTTCACGTTTTTCGTCGGCGTGGCGGCGTCAGCGGTCATGGTGGTGCTGCCGTACTACCTGCACGACGTCAAGGCGTTCCGCAAGATCACCATTCTTGGCGAGTTGCTCGCGGTCTCCGCGGTGACCATGTGCCTGCTCTTCATCCTGGTGGACATGGGGCAGCCGGCGCGTGTGCTCAACGTGCTGCGCTATCCCACGCTCAGTTCGGTGATGTTCTGGGACATGGTCTCGCTCGCTGGCTACCTGCTGCTGAACGGCGTGATTTCCATCGTCATGCTCAGTTCCGAGCGCAGCGGTGTGCCCGCGCCGCGCTGGATCAAGCCGGTCATCATTGTTTCGATTCCGTGGGCCGTCTCCATTCACACGGTTACGGCATTTCTCTATAGCGGTCTGCCGGGCCGCACCTTCTGGATGACGGCCATCCTGGCGCCGCGCTTCTTGGCTTCGGCATTCGCCTCGGGGCCGGCGTTGCTGATCCTGCTGTGTCTGCTGCTGCGGCGGCTGACCTCGTTCGACGCCGGCGAAGACGCGATCCGCAAGCTCGGCGTGATCGTCGCCTACGCCATGTCGCTCAGTGTTTTCTTTGTTCTCCTCGAGCTGTTCACGGTCTTCTACAGCCGAATTCCGGAGGAGATGGAGCACTTCCGGTTCTTGTTCGTTGGGCTCGATGGCGATCGCCATCTGGCTCCCTGGATGTGGATATCGGCCGTCACGGGCATCGTCGCACTTGTTCTGCTGCTGGTCCCCAAGCTGCGCAACAACGAGACGATGCTGGCGGCCGCGGCCCTGCTGGTTTTTGTTTCTCTGTGGATTGAAAAAGGACTGGGGCTGATTGTCGGCGGCTTTGTTCCTTCGCCGCTGGGATCGGTCACTCGATACTCGCCCACCGCTCCGGAGTGGATCATCGTTCTGGGGGTGTGGGCGATAGGGGCTCTCTTGATCACCGTGTTCTACAAGATCACGGTCTCTGTTCGTGAGGTGAGGTGA
- a CDS encoding YeiH family protein has product MATLVEAPPRPAPPPEVRPAAPPPQPWLSEDWLAVILGLGVFVLSLGLLFGADILGWVVTTAVWTAPTKALNPVSKAYKSLPGLVSLLGTYIFLLAILLAGAKALRANLKSFAKGFTGVFFISYLCWFLGSWAYIAATPDKRAALKIPWSLNLTNESGFILALLAGLIVGNFLPGVAKSMKEAIRPELYIKTAIVILGGFLGIAALEQRALATSVIFRGACAIVEAYLIYWPIVYFVSRRYFGFSREWAAPLASGISICGVSAAIATGSAIKARPIVPIMVSSLVVIFAVVELMILPFAAQHWLYNQPMVAGAWMGLAVKTDGAAVASGAIADSLIRAKAMAATGVNYAPNWIMGVSTTVKVFIDIFIGVWAFVLAWVWSAKIEHREGEKVKFSTIWQRFPKFILGYVATFAIVLAVGVLVPALIPKIKASMGQANVLRALFFVLTFFAIGVLSNFRKLWEEGIAKLAAVYVLCLFGFIIWVGLLISWLFFAGVLPPIVKG; this is encoded by the coding sequence ATGGCAACATTGGTGGAAGCACCACCAAGACCTGCGCCACCGCCAGAAGTACGTCCTGCGGCTCCGCCACCACAACCGTGGCTGAGCGAGGATTGGCTGGCAGTGATCCTGGGTCTGGGGGTGTTCGTACTTTCCCTCGGCCTGCTGTTCGGGGCCGACATCCTGGGGTGGGTAGTCACGACGGCGGTTTGGACCGCGCCGACGAAGGCGCTCAACCCTGTGTCGAAAGCTTACAAATCCTTGCCGGGCCTGGTCTCTCTGCTCGGCACATATATATTCTTGCTGGCGATCCTACTGGCTGGCGCGAAGGCCTTGCGCGCCAACCTGAAATCATTCGCGAAAGGCTTTACCGGGGTTTTCTTCATCAGCTACTTGTGCTGGTTTCTTGGAAGCTGGGCCTACATTGCAGCCACTCCGGACAAACGGGCGGCGTTGAAGATTCCCTGGTCCCTGAACCTGACCAACGAGTCGGGATTCATTCTCGCCTTGCTGGCCGGGTTGATCGTAGGAAACTTCCTGCCGGGCGTTGCCAAAAGCATGAAAGAGGCAATCCGGCCCGAGCTCTACATTAAGACGGCGATTGTCATCCTGGGCGGGTTCCTGGGCATCGCCGCGCTGGAGCAGCGGGCTCTTGCCACTTCCGTGATTTTCCGCGGCGCGTGCGCCATCGTCGAGGCGTACCTGATTTACTGGCCGATCGTGTACTTCGTGTCGCGCCGGTATTTCGGGTTCAGCCGCGAGTGGGCGGCGCCGCTGGCGTCCGGTATCTCGATCTGCGGAGTGTCGGCGGCGATTGCCACCGGCAGCGCCATCAAGGCACGCCCGATTGTGCCCATCATGGTGTCTTCGCTGGTCGTGATTTTTGCCGTCGTCGAACTGATGATCCTTCCCTTCGCCGCGCAGCATTGGCTCTACAACCAGCCGATGGTGGCGGGCGCCTGGATGGGATTGGCGGTGAAGACCGACGGTGCGGCAGTGGCCAGCGGCGCGATTGCCGATTCCCTGATTCGCGCCAAGGCGATGGCCGCCACCGGCGTCAATTACGCTCCCAACTGGATCATGGGCGTCAGCACCACGGTGAAGGTGTTCATCGACATCTTTATCGGCGTGTGGGCATTCGTTCTGGCTTGGGTGTGGTCGGCAAAGATCGAGCATCGCGAGGGCGAGAAGGTGAAATTCAGCACGATCTGGCAGCGCTTCCCGAAATTCATCCTGGGATACGTGGCCACGTTCGCGATCGTGCTGGCCGTCGGCGTGCTGGTTCCGGCGCTGATCCCCAAAATCAAGGCTTCGATGGGGCAGGCCAATGTCCTTCGTGCCCTGTTCTTCGTGCTGACGTTCTTCGCCATTGGTGTGCTCTCCAACTTCCGCAAACTCTGGGAGGAAGGAATTGCCAAGCTGGCAGCCGTCTATGTGCTGTGCCTGTTCGGGTTCATCATCTGGGTCGGCCTGCTGATTTCCTGGCTGTTCTTCGCCGGAGTGTTGCCACCAATCGTAAAGGGGTGA
- the cobA gene encoding uroporphyrinogen-III C-methyltransferase, producing the protein MGKVYLVGAGPGHPELLTIKAAELIKTGDVIVYDRLIQEEVIALARPSAERIYMGKPVGKHDSRQDEVNELLVRKAREGRVVIRLKGGDPFVFGRGGEEAEYLADHGIPFEVIPGVCSALSAPLSAGIPVTHRDAASSVAIVAGHNANGTEGRIDWNALARIDTLVFLMGVHNVGKIAKKLIAAGRSAETPVAIVQMAFWPGERTITGTLATIAEDCRRARIEPPATLVIGEVVRLRERIRDGARDLDRACDSAVVAAAAD; encoded by the coding sequence CTGGGAAAAGTCTATTTGGTGGGCGCAGGACCGGGACATCCCGAGCTGCTCACCATCAAGGCCGCCGAACTCATTAAGACCGGCGACGTGATCGTCTACGACCGTCTCATCCAGGAGGAAGTCATCGCCCTGGCACGCCCCTCCGCGGAGCGCATCTACATGGGCAAGCCCGTCGGCAAGCACGACTCGCGCCAGGATGAAGTCAACGAACTGCTGGTGCGAAAAGCGCGCGAGGGAAGAGTCGTCATCCGCCTCAAGGGCGGCGATCCGTTCGTCTTCGGACGCGGCGGCGAAGAGGCCGAGTACCTCGCCGACCACGGCATTCCGTTTGAAGTCATCCCCGGCGTCTGTTCCGCCTTGTCGGCGCCGTTAAGCGCGGGAATCCCCGTGACCCACCGCGATGCCGCATCCTCGGTCGCGATTGTTGCCGGCCACAATGCGAATGGAACGGAAGGGCGCATTGATTGGAACGCTCTGGCGCGAATAGACACCCTGGTTTTTCTGATGGGTGTTCACAATGTGGGCAAGATTGCGAAAAAACTTATTGCCGCCGGACGCTCTGCCGAGACTCCCGTGGCGATCGTCCAGATGGCGTTCTGGCCCGGTGAGCGCACGATTACTGGAACCCTTGCCACCATTGCCGAAGACTGTCGCCGGGCCCGGATTGAACCCCCGGCCACGCTTGTCATCGGCGAAGTAGTGCGTCTGCGCGAGAGGATCAGGGATGGAGCGCGTGATCTGGACCGCGCATGCGACTCAGCGGTCGTCGCTGCCGCCGCAGATTAG
- a CDS encoding cobyrinate a,c-diamide synthase: MSNDHTLPRVVVAGLGGGAGKTVVSLALVLAARRLGRQVRAFKKGPDYIDAAWLTWASGSPARNLDTYLMGFGTAVGSFVSNAVSDGLNVVEGNRGVFDGMDVAGTHSSAALAKALAAPVLLVLNVAKVTRTAAAYVLGAQKLDPELDIRGLVLNYVNGRRHEQIVRDAIASVCDIPVVGAVPRLDAVGLISERHLGLIMPEEHGGQEMLERTLLDEVVPGLDVEAILRIASAAQPLGAEAVTLAGLPDGAGLKIGYFKDAAFSFYYAENLEALERSGAELVAISPLAAAALPADLSALYIGGGFPEVQASALAANPGFVRSLHEAAQNGLPIYAECGGLMVLSRAIVWQGSKYPMAAVLPFEAHVCSTAQGHGYAELLVDRANPFFATGLSIRGHEFHYSKIVLENGRLETACEVRRGNGIGQGRDGVIFKNVWAGYTHVHALATPEWAAGMLQAARQFDTMHGTADGLTAVV; this comes from the coding sequence ATGAGCAACGATCACACATTGCCGCGCGTAGTAGTCGCCGGACTCGGTGGCGGCGCCGGGAAGACTGTCGTCTCCCTGGCGCTGGTGCTCGCGGCGCGCCGCCTCGGGAGGCAGGTGCGCGCGTTCAAGAAGGGTCCCGACTACATTGACGCGGCCTGGCTCACCTGGGCTTCGGGCAGTCCGGCGCGAAATCTCGATACCTATCTGATGGGCTTCGGCACGGCCGTCGGTTCCTTCGTCAGCAACGCCGTTTCCGATGGCTTGAACGTCGTGGAAGGCAACCGTGGCGTGTTCGACGGCATGGATGTGGCGGGCACGCACAGCAGTGCCGCGCTCGCCAAGGCGCTCGCAGCACCGGTGCTGCTGGTGCTGAACGTCGCCAAAGTGACGCGGACGGCCGCGGCGTACGTTCTGGGTGCTCAGAAACTCGACCCTGAACTCGACATTCGCGGACTGGTGCTGAACTACGTTAACGGACGGCGGCACGAGCAGATCGTGCGCGATGCGATCGCCTCCGTATGTGACATCCCGGTCGTCGGCGCGGTGCCGAGGCTGGACGCGGTCGGTCTCATCTCCGAACGTCATCTCGGCCTCATCATGCCCGAGGAACACGGCGGGCAGGAAATGCTCGAGCGAACCCTGCTGGACGAAGTTGTGCCCGGCCTCGATGTCGAAGCCATCTTGCGGATCGCGAGTGCGGCGCAGCCGCTCGGCGCCGAAGCGGTCACACTCGCCGGCTTGCCGGATGGCGCCGGGTTGAAGATCGGATACTTCAAGGATGCCGCGTTCAGTTTCTACTACGCCGAGAATCTTGAGGCGCTCGAGCGCTCCGGCGCTGAACTGGTGGCCATATCGCCGCTCGCCGCCGCTGCGTTACCGGCCGATCTCTCCGCCCTGTACATCGGCGGAGGGTTTCCCGAGGTGCAGGCCTCCGCGCTGGCCGCGAATCCCGGTTTCGTGCGCTCTCTGCACGAAGCCGCGCAGAACGGGTTGCCGATCTATGCCGAGTGCGGCGGGCTGATGGTGCTGTCGCGGGCGATTGTGTGGCAGGGCTCAAAGTATCCGATGGCCGCCGTGCTTCCTTTCGAGGCGCACGTGTGCAGCACGGCGCAGGGTCACGGCTATGCGGAGCTTCTCGTAGATCGCGCTAACCCGTTTTTCGCGACGGGCCTGAGCATCCGCGGCCACGAGTTCCACTACTCGAAAATCGTCCTGGAAAATGGCCGCCTTGAAACCGCATGCGAGGTGCGGCGCGGGAATGGCATCGGCCAGGGGCGGGACGGCGTCATCTTCAAGAATGTGTGGGCCGGCTACACGCATGTTCACGCGTTAGCCACACCGGAATGGGCCGCCGGAATGCTGCAAGCCGCGCGGCAATTCGATACTATGCACGGAACAGCTGACGGCCTAACAGCTGTGGTGTAG
- a CDS encoding histidine kinase, which translates to MQERLESLVVQMHRGGILYQEAVREFKKTFISAALRDNKGNVSKTAPVLGLHRNTLARISLELQLDIRGFRPSSRRPPKSANTAQVPKRAAR; encoded by the coding sequence ATGCAAGAGCGCTTGGAATCGCTGGTGGTGCAAATGCACAGAGGTGGCATCCTCTATCAGGAAGCCGTACGCGAGTTCAAGAAGACCTTCATTTCTGCTGCGCTTCGAGACAACAAGGGCAATGTCAGTAAGACGGCGCCGGTCCTGGGTCTGCATCGCAACACCCTCGCGCGCATCTCCCTCGAACTTCAACTCGATATCCGAGGATTCCGGCCAAGCTCCCGTCGGCCCCCGAAGAGCGCGAACACAGCCCAGGTACCTAAACGGGCAGCTCGGTAA